The following coding sequences lie in one Thermodesulforhabdaceae bacterium genomic window:
- the rpmB gene encoding 50S ribosomal protein L28: MSRRCDFCGKGPITGNNVSHANNKTRRRWLPNLQSMRHMTPEGKVVRVRVCSRCLRSGVITKPVKTAVKAV, from the coding sequence ATGAGCAGGCGATGCGATTTTTGTGGAAAAGGTCCCATTACGGGGAATAATGTAAGCCACGCAAATAATAAAACTAGACGCAGATGGCTTCCCAACCTTCAATCTATGCGTCACATGACCCCGGAAGGGAAGGTTGTGCGAGTGAGGGTTTGCTCCAGATGTTTGAGATCCGGGGTGATCACCAAGCCTGTGAAAACAGCAGTTAAAGCAGTTTAA
- a CDS encoding adenosylcobinamide amidohydrolase: MKIRKLNRLLILLLATICFDLCRLDAATHSTPQRVVSLLPSATEIIQILGESDKLVGISIHDRLPPTEDRKIVGSFFNPIIAAIRSVQPDTIIISPRHQNIAKEFASRSHIVTVEINSIDELYKTIRLLGNLFHKDSEAEKLISEIKTEISLVQQKLSKIPNRRPVRVMRFMGRQDSETVMAPGDDSFQNDLIRLSGGTPPSFGKNGAVIPVSLAEWQRFDPEVIYGCGEDRQVAEKFFSLLGWKDVSAVKNGRIFYFPCDLTCRISPHSGKFIQWLASVIFEDAFSNPALLATQEGIEARKPIPVHLPFVKSAEVVTSRILDFQNKTLLIHLTEPMDVLSTLEGPRTAQFVVGNHSSPPPLWGVSHRLGLDGWRSHIEKVLGISQKEASLLFTGANMDNMSLQVRTHGDLVVYALVTAGAESNALRASRDTGSWEEPGTINIILMTNRKLSPRAMARAVITATEAKTAALQDLDIRSSYTGLKWQATGTGTDEIIVVSGKGKPADNSGGHARLGELIARAVYDGVKDALARQNSFHKDRSIFRRFQERRLELYSLIPNKLRSTLLPKVEEVLLDPRYATFMEIAFLLSDAEQQGLIEDLSPFRSLAFSISREIAQKYGRKKEVKKWDNLVTSEDVPEPIATALNAIMNGLK, encoded by the coding sequence ATGAAAATCCGCAAATTAAACCGCCTTTTAATCCTTCTATTGGCTACCATTTGTTTCGACCTGTGCCGCCTTGATGCGGCAACTCATAGCACGCCTCAGCGAGTCGTTTCTCTTCTTCCTTCCGCAACCGAAATTATTCAAATACTGGGAGAATCAGATAAGCTCGTTGGTATATCCATTCATGACCGCTTACCACCAACAGAAGATAGAAAAATCGTGGGAAGCTTCTTTAATCCCATAATTGCAGCAATAAGAAGCGTTCAGCCGGATACCATCATCATATCACCACGACACCAGAATATTGCAAAAGAGTTTGCTTCCAGATCTCACATTGTCACCGTTGAAATAAACTCCATTGACGAACTCTACAAAACTATCCGGCTTTTAGGAAACCTGTTCCACAAAGATTCAGAAGCCGAAAAGCTTATAAGCGAAATAAAGACTGAAATATCTCTCGTTCAGCAAAAGCTTTCTAAAATTCCCAATCGCCGCCCCGTTCGAGTCATGCGCTTTATGGGACGGCAAGATTCAGAAACCGTCATGGCACCAGGGGATGATTCCTTCCAGAATGATCTCATACGTCTCTCCGGGGGAACTCCTCCGTCCTTCGGCAAGAATGGTGCTGTAATTCCCGTTTCTCTTGCGGAATGGCAAAGATTCGACCCAGAAGTGATCTACGGATGTGGAGAAGACAGACAGGTAGCCGAAAAATTCTTCTCTCTACTGGGATGGAAGGACGTGAGTGCTGTAAAAAACGGGCGAATTTTTTACTTTCCCTGCGATCTTACCTGTCGCATCTCTCCTCATTCAGGAAAATTTATCCAGTGGCTGGCTTCGGTAATCTTTGAAGACGCCTTTTCCAATCCTGCCCTTCTGGCAACTCAAGAAGGAATAGAAGCGAGAAAACCCATTCCCGTGCATCTACCCTTTGTAAAATCCGCTGAAGTGGTAACCAGCAGAATTCTCGATTTTCAGAACAAAACACTTCTTATCCATTTAACCGAACCCATGGACGTACTTTCTACTCTGGAAGGACCCAGAACGGCACAATTTGTTGTCGGCAATCATTCTTCCCCGCCACCGTTATGGGGAGTAAGCCATCGATTGGGCTTAGATGGATGGCGTAGCCACATTGAAAAAGTGCTCGGTATTTCCCAGAAGGAAGCTTCTCTTCTTTTTACGGGAGCAAACATGGACAACATGTCGCTCCAGGTAAGGACTCACGGCGATCTTGTAGTCTATGCACTTGTTACCGCTGGAGCAGAATCGAACGCCCTCAGAGCATCAAGAGACACAGGATCGTGGGAAGAACCCGGCACCATAAACATTATCCTCATGACAAACAGAAAGCTTTCGCCCCGCGCTATGGCAAGAGCCGTGATTACCGCAACGGAAGCAAAAACCGCCGCTCTCCAGGATCTGGACATCAGAAGCTCATACACCGGCTTAAAATGGCAGGCTACCGGCACTGGAACTGACGAAATCATCGTGGTAAGCGGCAAAGGAAAGCCGGCTGATAACTCAGGGGGTCATGCTCGCCTTGGGGAACTCATAGCCAGAGCCGTCTATGACGGCGTAAAGGATGCACTCGCCCGTCAAAACAGCTTCCACAAAGATCGGTCTATATTTAGACGCTTTCAGGAGCGACGTCTTGAACTGTATTCTCTCATTCCCAATAAATTACGTTCTACCCTTCTTCCCAAAGTTGAAGAAGTGCTCCTTGATCCTCGATATGCCACCTTTATGGAGATCGCTTTTTTGCTTAGCGATGCCGAGCAACAGGGGTTGATAGAAGACCTTAGCCCTTTCCGTAGCCTGGCTTTTTCAATATCCAGAGAAATCGCTCAGAAATACGGCAGGAAAAAAGAAGTAAAAAAGTGGGACAATCTGGTCACCAGCGAGGATGTGCCTGAACCGATAGCCACAGCATTAAATGCCATCATGAACGGATTGAAATGA
- a CDS encoding TonB-dependent receptor, whose protein sequence is MKRCTKWFVWLMASCILTIPAYGESKEKETLETIVVTASRIPEKVGESPARVDVITREEIEKSGARDLSELLIDKLPSHFHRYPGALTSVDIRGFRTDTMGTDIKGRVLILIDGHRAGTGNITAIPLENVERVEIVRGPASVVYGSAAMGGVINIITRQGSGSPQGELAGEYGSWNQFRTSARASSGAFQDKFGISISGRTCQQLDDYKTGAGNTVENTHYHDEAYSLSLRATPIENHTFSLVAQYFRAWDVGTPGADYSPDYNDYKNILRRYLSIAYDGTLPSHKITYHVSAYTVMNRDSWMDPDMDWGYFSTSTQAETSGTRAQISIPTFSFGSLLIGTDWDHINVLSWNNPPSAPSSPKTHYDNYAFFGEEKIKWEKLTLTVGIRHDIFDESIKSTYNLNVTPGSESFSHTSWRSGATYEVIDGLFARAAIGTGFRAPSADELAGRYQTSWTKLVGNPDLKPEKSTTYEIGADLRRDKLSAGIAFFYSDYTDRITSGFKTCVNGDCSWTTYKNVDGATLAALEAYASYKIPLSSIYIKPFVNGIYYVKRKIEDDSYAASLGSDVVPYVSRENLILGITAGYLDKAEITLQANYHGKQTVQDWNWMSPTYGKAIEKGGFTVYSLKFSCYPLPNLNPYIRIDNLTDKNYSFVDGYPMPGITVVGGIRYNF, encoded by the coding sequence ATGAAAAGATGCACTAAATGGTTTGTCTGGTTAATGGCATCCTGCATTTTAACCATCCCGGCTTACGGAGAAAGTAAGGAAAAAGAAACCCTGGAAACAATTGTGGTAACAGCAAGTAGAATTCCTGAAAAGGTGGGAGAAAGCCCCGCCAGAGTCGATGTAATAACCCGAGAGGAAATCGAAAAATCGGGCGCTCGTGATCTGTCCGAACTTCTTATTGATAAACTCCCCTCTCATTTTCACCGTTATCCCGGAGCCTTAACATCCGTTGACATTCGAGGTTTTAGAACCGACACCATGGGCACAGATATTAAAGGACGAGTTCTCATACTTATCGATGGTCATAGAGCAGGCACAGGAAATATCACGGCCATCCCTCTGGAAAACGTCGAACGAGTAGAAATAGTTCGTGGACCCGCATCCGTGGTCTATGGCTCGGCAGCAATGGGCGGCGTTATTAACATCATCACTCGCCAGGGAAGTGGTTCCCCCCAAGGAGAGTTAGCTGGCGAATACGGAAGCTGGAATCAGTTCAGAACATCGGCAAGAGCTTCTTCCGGGGCTTTTCAAGATAAATTCGGTATATCCATCTCAGGAAGAACATGTCAGCAGCTGGACGATTATAAAACCGGCGCTGGAAATACCGTGGAAAATACTCATTATCACGACGAAGCTTACAGTCTGAGCCTCAGAGCCACCCCGATAGAAAACCATACATTTTCTCTCGTAGCCCAATATTTTCGCGCCTGGGATGTTGGCACCCCTGGAGCAGACTATTCTCCCGATTACAACGACTATAAAAACATTCTTCGACGCTACTTATCCATCGCATACGATGGAACACTACCATCACATAAAATAACCTACCATGTAAGCGCCTACACCGTAATGAATCGTGATTCCTGGATGGACCCCGACATGGATTGGGGATACTTCTCAACGAGCACCCAGGCAGAAACCAGCGGCACAAGAGCCCAAATATCAATACCCACCTTTTCTTTTGGAAGTCTCCTCATCGGAACCGACTGGGATCACATAAACGTTTTGTCCTGGAATAACCCCCCTTCTGCGCCTTCCTCCCCGAAAACCCACTATGATAACTACGCCTTCTTTGGAGAAGAAAAAATCAAATGGGAAAAACTCACTCTAACCGTGGGAATCCGCCACGACATCTTTGATGAATCCATAAAAAGCACTTACAATCTAAACGTAACACCCGGAAGTGAAAGCTTCTCCCACACAAGCTGGAGATCAGGCGCAACCTATGAAGTTATCGACGGATTGTTTGCAAGAGCCGCCATCGGCACAGGTTTTCGTGCACCTTCAGCCGATGAACTGGCTGGGAGATATCAAACGAGCTGGACAAAGCTCGTAGGAAATCCTGATCTAAAACCAGAAAAAAGCACTACATACGAAATAGGAGCAGATCTCAGGCGAGATAAGCTTTCAGCCGGTATCGCTTTCTTCTACTCAGACTATACCGACCGAATCACCAGCGGCTTCAAAACCTGCGTAAATGGCGATTGCTCCTGGACCACATATAAAAACGTTGACGGCGCAACTCTCGCCGCTCTGGAAGCTTACGCCTCTTATAAAATTCCTCTCTCGTCCATTTACATAAAGCCCTTCGTAAACGGCATCTATTACGTCAAACGAAAAATCGAAGACGACAGCTATGCGGCATCTCTGGGTTCAGATGTCGTTCCCTATGTGTCCAGAGAAAACTTAATTCTTGGGATCACTGCCGGATACCTTGATAAAGCAGAAATCACTTTGCAGGCTAACTATCACGGAAAACAAACCGTCCAGGACTGGAACTGGATGTCCCCAACCTACGGAAAAGCCATAGAAAAAGGCGGTTTTACTGTCTATTCTTTGAAATTTTCCTGCTATCCTCTCCCAAACCTCAACCCCTACATCCGTATAGATAACCTCACAGACAAAAACTACTCCTTTGTGGATGGCTATCCCATGCCGGGTATTACTGTTGTGGGCGGCATCAGATACAACTTCTAA
- the murI gene encoding glutamate racemase, whose translation MEDVRSFPVGVFDSGVGGLSVLREIRNLMPQEDLIYLADQAHVPYGPRSLDEVQKFSLEITEFLLKRSVKAIVIACNTASAAALQYLRGLFPDVPFVGMEPAVKPATEQTKSGVVSVLATRATFQGALYASVLERFAHGVKILQHTCPGLVSQIEQGFIDDPKTRAILEEALIPMLEQGIDTVVLGCTHYPFIIPLIRSIVGPNVRVIDPAPAVARQVKRVLEQKGIMQEVSRRGGVTYYTTGNVTSFERIVKVLLGEEIKACFLVWREGKLAYSASTEFSHESTLCESCEEVARKRLGKT comes from the coding sequence TTGGAGGATGTTAGGTCTTTTCCTGTTGGAGTGTTCGATTCCGGTGTGGGTGGTCTTTCTGTGCTAAGAGAAATCAGAAATCTGATGCCTCAGGAAGATCTTATATACCTTGCCGATCAAGCTCACGTTCCTTACGGTCCCAGATCGTTAGATGAAGTTCAGAAATTTTCCCTGGAAATTACAGAATTTCTTTTGAAGCGATCCGTTAAAGCAATTGTTATCGCTTGTAATACAGCTTCGGCTGCAGCACTACAGTATCTTCGGGGGCTTTTTCCCGACGTGCCTTTCGTTGGCATGGAACCGGCTGTTAAGCCAGCAACGGAACAGACGAAAAGTGGAGTTGTAAGTGTTCTTGCTACCAGAGCCACTTTTCAAGGGGCGTTGTATGCTTCTGTGCTGGAAAGATTTGCTCATGGTGTAAAGATTCTTCAACATACCTGCCCCGGCCTGGTGTCTCAGATTGAACAGGGTTTCATCGATGATCCTAAAACCAGAGCCATACTCGAAGAAGCTCTTATTCCCATGCTAGAGCAAGGAATAGATACGGTAGTTCTCGGTTGCACTCATTATCCTTTCATCATACCGCTTATTCGATCAATTGTTGGACCTAATGTGCGGGTTATTGATCCAGCACCCGCTGTGGCTCGTCAGGTAAAACGAGTTCTGGAACAAAAAGGAATAATGCAGGAAGTTTCTCGCCGCGGCGGCGTAACCTATTACACAACCGGAAATGTTACCTCCTTTGAGCGGATAGTTAAAGTTCTGCTTGGAGAAGAAATTAAGGCATGTTTTTTAGTGTGGCGTGAGGGCAAGCTGGCTTATTCTGCGTCAACGGAGTTTTCCCATGAATCAACTCTCTGTGAATCTTGCGAGGAAGTCGCAAGAAAAAGACTTGGAAAGACCTAA
- a CDS encoding cupin domain-containing protein yields the protein MEDELSIGLKLKRLRMERGLTQEELASRAYLTKGFISQLERNLTSPSIATLKSILDVLGVELADFFRDVRNHTVVGQERKRVLSSRSTDDCKIYYLLPGATGKLMDAVLVVLAKGAKTPQQEAHGGEEFGFVLKGRILLWLDQQFYKLKTGDCFSFKSSTKHWVENVGNGEAHVLWVVSPLRFEN from the coding sequence ATGGAGGACGAGCTTAGCATAGGGCTTAAGCTTAAGAGGCTAAGGATGGAGCGCGGGCTTACCCAGGAAGAATTGGCGAGCAGGGCTTATTTAACCAAAGGGTTTATCTCCCAGCTTGAGCGAAACCTTACCTCGCCATCAATCGCTACGCTTAAGTCCATATTGGATGTCTTGGGAGTGGAGTTGGCGGATTTTTTTCGGGATGTGAGAAACCATACCGTAGTTGGGCAGGAACGTAAGCGGGTGCTTAGTTCCAGGTCAACCGATGATTGTAAAATCTACTATTTGCTCCCCGGAGCCACCGGCAAGCTTATGGATGCAGTATTGGTAGTGCTGGCGAAGGGAGCTAAAACGCCCCAGCAAGAGGCTCACGGAGGCGAAGAATTCGGGTTCGTTTTGAAGGGACGAATTCTTTTATGGCTTGATCAGCAGTTTTACAAACTGAAAACGGGAGATTGCTTTTCTTTTAAGAGTTCGACGAAGCATTGGGTAGAAAATGTTGGTAATGGTGAAGCTCACGTGCTTTGGGTGGTGAGTCCATTGAGATTTGAGAATTAA
- the speD gene encoding adenosylmethionine decarboxylase: protein MTVKKPEFGFGVHLMLDGYGCKRETLVDIQYIYDFLDKYPEKMEMTKIMPPYVFRYEGLIPEDWGISGFVLIAESHISIHTFPEKLYLSVDMFSCKPFDTQKAIDTLKEYFSIQKAEIHVLDRGQEFPNTIHDSAQVVRMDRMLRGRK, encoded by the coding sequence ATGACTGTTAAAAAACCAGAGTTTGGTTTTGGCGTTCATCTCATGTTGGATGGATATGGTTGCAAGCGTGAAACGCTGGTTGACATACAGTATATTTACGACTTCCTCGATAAGTATCCGGAAAAAATGGAAATGACCAAGATTATGCCTCCCTATGTGTTTCGATATGAGGGGCTTATTCCGGAAGATTGGGGCATATCCGGTTTCGTGCTTATTGCAGAAAGTCACATAAGTATTCATACTTTTCCAGAGAAACTGTATTTAAGCGTGGATATGTTTTCGTGCAAACCTTTTGATACTCAAAAAGCTATTGATACGCTTAAAGAATATTTTTCCATCCAGAAGGCGGAAATTCACGTGCTCGATCGAGGACAGGAATTTCCCAACACAATTCACGACTCGGCTCAGGTAGTTCGAATGGATAGAATGTTGAGAGGAAGAAAGTAA
- the speB gene encoding agmatinase: MSVGSPYSFLGLEKSEEAFEKARVVLIPVPYDGTTTYQSGTREGPRAIIMASKELEPFDEETLTEPYITGIFTMNELDVTVASPREMVLKVEEVGRTIIQSGKFPVMVGGEHLMSLGMIKALAEEKGTGWSILHIDAHADLRSEYQGSNFSNACVMRLALDYAPVVSVGIRSLTREEFDFARNYPVPIFFCQDFLKDRNSWDKVLELLPEKIYVTIDLDALDPSVMPSVGTPEPGGLGWYELTGFLRKVFSAKTVLGFDVMELRPIPGLTAPDFLAAKLIYKLIAYLNS, from the coding sequence TTGTCAGTAGGTTCCCCTTATTCTTTTCTTGGGCTTGAGAAAAGCGAAGAAGCTTTTGAAAAGGCTCGGGTTGTTCTTATCCCCGTGCCCTACGACGGCACCACGACTTACCAGTCTGGAACAAGAGAGGGGCCTCGAGCCATCATCATGGCATCTAAGGAACTTGAGCCTTTTGATGAAGAGACTCTTACGGAGCCCTACATCACCGGTATTTTTACTATGAACGAGCTTGATGTAACCGTTGCTTCCCCCAGAGAGATGGTTCTAAAAGTTGAGGAAGTCGGTCGAACCATCATTCAGAGTGGGAAATTTCCTGTGATGGTGGGTGGCGAACACCTGATGAGTCTTGGAATGATTAAGGCTCTAGCTGAAGAAAAAGGAACCGGCTGGAGCATCTTGCATATTGATGCTCATGCCGATCTTAGGTCTGAGTATCAGGGAAGCAATTTCAGTAACGCCTGTGTAATGCGCCTTGCTCTTGATTATGCTCCTGTTGTTTCCGTTGGTATCCGATCCCTTACCAGGGAAGAATTCGATTTTGCCAGAAACTATCCAGTGCCCATTTTTTTCTGCCAGGATTTTTTGAAAGATCGTAACTCCTGGGATAAAGTTTTAGAACTTCTGCCGGAAAAAATATATGTAACTATCGATCTTGATGCACTGGATCCTTCCGTTATGCCTTCTGTAGGCACGCCAGAGCCTGGGGGACTTGGCTGGTATGAATTGACAGGTTTTCTGAGGAAGGTATTTTCGGCAAAAACTGTTCTCGGCTTTGATGTTATGGAATTGAGACCTATACCCGGATTAACCGCCCCTGATTTTCTTGCCGCTAAGCTAATTTATAAACTTATTGCCTATTTGAACTCTTAA
- a CDS encoding undecaprenyl-diphosphatase, which yields MFESINIELLQLVRFNADMHPIVSKLAVFFAQFGPYILLFSFALVWLFIEKPRRLVLVESIVAAVIGLVLNWFIGLVYYHPRPFLMGLCDPLFPHAPDASFPSDHATLLFSIALYVLLPKRWISFGTFCLAVAILTSWGRIYSCIHFPFDIVGSLMVGLISAEVAHFLAKPLNAFNKRLVDVVSFVTNSLKRTRA from the coding sequence ATGTTCGAAAGTATAAATATTGAACTTTTACAATTAGTTAGGTTTAATGCCGATATGCATCCAATTGTGTCTAAACTTGCTGTGTTTTTCGCACAGTTTGGACCATATATTTTGTTGTTTTCGTTTGCCTTGGTTTGGCTTTTTATTGAAAAGCCGAGAAGGTTGGTTCTTGTTGAGTCTATCGTGGCTGCAGTAATTGGCTTGGTCTTAAACTGGTTTATAGGGTTAGTTTATTATCATCCTCGCCCTTTTTTAATGGGACTTTGTGACCCTCTTTTCCCCCATGCTCCCGACGCATCTTTCCCTAGTGACCATGCCACGCTCCTATTTTCAATAGCTCTTTATGTGCTCCTGCCCAAAAGGTGGATTAGTTTTGGAACCTTCTGTTTAGCCGTTGCAATTTTAACTTCCTGGGGGCGAATATATAGTTGCATCCATTTTCCCTTTGATATTGTAGGAAGTTTAATGGTTGGTTTGATAAGCGCTGAAGTAGCCCATTTTTTGGCTAAGCCTTTGAATGCTTTTAATAAACGATTAGTCGATGTGGTTAGCTTTGTCACGAACAGCTTAAAAAGAACCAGAGCTTAA
- a CDS encoding B12-binding domain-containing radical SAM protein, with the protein MKILLVYPKVMETFWSFIHALKIVKRKSAFPPLGLLTVASMLPSLWEKKVVDMNVESLTDEQIRWADYVFISAMVAQRRSTEDVIKRCRSLGVKTVGGGPLFLCFGNEFPDVDHLVLGEAEAILPEFLKDLQEGKAKREYRSSEHPDISDTPVPAWHLVDMRNYATMSVQYSRGCPYDCEFCDIIVMNGRRPRTKTPHQFLAELDALYNAEWRGPVFIVDDNFIGNKRRVKELLPEIIEWQRCRGYPFAFFTEASVDLASDQELMDLMVEAGFNKVFLGIETPEEESLLECGKHQNLRQSLSQSVRTILANGLAVMGGFIIGFDHDKPDIFEKQYRFIQENGIVTAMVGLLSVIPTTRLYKRLEREGRLLPDFKPSGDNTHSDGSLNFIPKLDRDWLISNYRKLMAKLYEPGTYYKRIKRFLELYKPRGEKKLLLQDIESFLRSIWFLGIKDRIDARVHYWKSLLDAFFSHRSAFVEAVVYAVYGYHFRKIFWEKGDQREF; encoded by the coding sequence ATGAAAATTTTGTTAGTGTATCCCAAGGTGATGGAAACTTTCTGGAGCTTTATTCATGCGCTCAAGATCGTTAAGAGAAAATCGGCTTTCCCACCTCTTGGACTTCTAACTGTTGCTTCTATGTTGCCTTCTTTGTGGGAAAAGAAAGTTGTGGACATGAACGTAGAATCTCTGACCGATGAACAAATTAGGTGGGCCGATTATGTTTTTATTAGCGCTATGGTTGCTCAGCGTCGATCTACAGAAGATGTAATAAAAAGATGCAGGTCTTTGGGGGTGAAAACGGTTGGAGGTGGGCCTCTTTTTCTTTGTTTTGGTAACGAATTCCCTGATGTGGATCACCTTGTGCTGGGAGAAGCTGAGGCTATTCTTCCTGAGTTTCTAAAAGATCTTCAGGAAGGAAAAGCAAAGCGAGAATACCGATCTTCGGAGCATCCTGACATTAGTGATACTCCGGTTCCTGCATGGCATCTTGTTGATATGCGCAATTATGCCACCATGAGCGTTCAATATTCCCGAGGGTGTCCATACGACTGCGAATTTTGCGACATCATTGTGATGAATGGGCGCCGCCCCAGAACGAAGACCCCTCATCAGTTCCTGGCTGAATTGGATGCGCTTTATAATGCTGAATGGCGTGGACCTGTTTTTATAGTGGATGATAATTTCATTGGGAACAAACGCCGAGTAAAGGAACTACTGCCAGAGATTATAGAATGGCAGCGGTGCAGGGGCTATCCTTTCGCATTTTTTACCGAGGCCTCCGTTGATCTGGCATCAGATCAGGAGCTTATGGATCTTATGGTTGAAGCCGGCTTTAATAAGGTTTTTCTAGGGATTGAAACACCGGAAGAGGAAAGCCTTTTGGAATGCGGTAAACATCAGAACTTGCGTCAGAGCCTTTCTCAGTCTGTGCGAACTATTCTTGCGAATGGTCTGGCTGTTATGGGAGGATTTATAATTGGTTTCGATCATGACAAACCTGATATTTTCGAGAAGCAGTATCGTTTTATTCAAGAAAACGGCATAGTGACCGCCATGGTTGGGCTTCTTTCCGTAATACCGACGACAAGACTCTATAAAAGGCTTGAAAGAGAAGGGCGGCTTCTACCTGATTTTAAGCCTTCCGGTGACAATACTCACTCTGATGGTAGTCTTAATTTTATACCGAAACTCGATAGAGATTGGCTTATCTCTAACTATCGTAAGCTCATGGCAAAGCTCTATGAGCCCGGCACTTACTATAAACGTATAAAACGTTTTCTGGAGCTTTACAAACCCCGTGGGGAAAAAAAGCTTTTGCTGCAAGATATTGAATCTTTTCTAAGATCTATTTGGTTTCTTGGTATCAAGGATAGAATTGATGCTCGCGTTCATTACTGGAAATCGCTTCTGGATGCTTTCTTTAGTCACAGATCTGCCTTTGTTGAAGCGGTGGTTTATGCCGTTTACGGTTATCACTTTCGCAAGATTTTCTGGGAGAAAGGTGATCAAAGAGAGTTTTAG
- the hemB gene encoding porphobilinogen synthase: MEFPRYRPRRMRRTENLRRLIRETRLSVDNLIYPLFVVPGEKVRNKVPSMPGVFQLSRDEIVREAKEITNLGIPAVILFGIPETKDERGSEAYSQSGVVQQAVKAIKDATPELIVITDVCLCEYTSHGHCGILKGREVDNDSTLDVLARIAISHAKSGADIVAPSDMMDGRIGAIRQALDESGFSQTAIMAYSAKYCSGFYGPFREAAQSAPQFGDRRSYQMDVSNVEEAIREVAMDIEEGADIVMVKPALAYLDIIRTVKDRFDFPLAAYNVSGEYAMVKAACEKGWLEEKRIVMEILTAIRRAGADMILTYFAKDVARWISEKS, from the coding sequence ATGGAATTTCCTCGATATCGTCCTAGAAGGATGAGGCGTACGGAAAATCTTAGGCGTCTTATTAGGGAAACAAGGCTTTCGGTGGACAACTTAATTTATCCACTTTTTGTGGTGCCCGGTGAAAAGGTGCGAAATAAGGTACCATCAATGCCAGGAGTTTTCCAGCTATCCCGAGATGAAATAGTCAGAGAGGCGAAGGAAATAACAAATCTTGGAATCCCCGCAGTGATACTTTTCGGAATTCCAGAAACAAAGGACGAGCGGGGAAGTGAAGCTTATAGTCAATCTGGAGTGGTCCAGCAAGCTGTAAAAGCAATAAAGGATGCCACACCAGAGCTTATTGTCATAACCGATGTTTGCCTCTGTGAATACACAAGCCACGGTCACTGCGGCATTCTGAAAGGGCGGGAAGTCGATAATGACTCCACACTGGATGTGCTCGCTCGTATTGCCATTTCACACGCAAAAAGTGGAGCCGACATAGTAGCTCCGTCAGATATGATGGATGGTCGAATAGGTGCCATTCGCCAGGCTCTAGACGAAAGCGGTTTTTCTCAAACTGCTATAATGGCCTATTCAGCAAAATATTGTTCCGGCTTTTATGGTCCCTTCCGTGAAGCCGCTCAGTCGGCTCCCCAGTTTGGAGACCGCCGTTCCTACCAGATGGACGTTTCAAACGTCGAAGAAGCCATTCGTGAGGTGGCAATGGACATAGAGGAAGGAGCGGACATCGTGATGGTCAAACCCGCTCTTGCTTATCTCGATATTATTCGCACAGTAAAGGACAGATTTGACTTTCCGCTTGCTGCTTACAACGTGAGCGGAGAGTATGCCATGGTAAAAGCAGCTTGCGAAAAGGGATGGCTTGAAGAAAAACGCATAGTTATGGAAATCCTTACAGCCATCCGCCGAGCTGGAGCTGACATGATTCTCACATACTTTGCTAAAGACGTAGCGCGCTGGATTTCGGAAAAAAGCTAA